Proteins found in one Micromonospora sp. WMMD1082 genomic segment:
- a CDS encoding 3-oxoacyl-[acyl-carrier-protein] synthase III C-terminal domain-containing protein: MTSIEAVHTYLPPNRVSVGECLAEYGFSAAQIRMHERFYGLREIRLDPQGSLADLLVAGGAGMAALAGREHLVRYVLHARTMPVVAPYPVNPVREAARRLGLAHATTFTVSQHACASGLLAVDLAGTLLADDPDPAALALVLTGEKAFTASAQVISGTGVMGESCSAVLVSAHGQRDRMLSYAAGTYGRFSAGPWMSEADAAAFRDDYPVMLAEVVRAAVEESGLDLDRIGTILPHNVNRLSWLRVLRLLNIRSAGRLVLDNLPRTGHCFAADSFAAYELARDQGRLAPGDPYLMTSVGLGATVSAMVLVH, encoded by the coding sequence GTGACGTCCATCGAGGCGGTGCACACGTACCTGCCACCGAACCGCGTGTCGGTGGGCGAGTGCCTGGCCGAGTACGGGTTCTCGGCGGCGCAGATCCGGATGCACGAGCGGTTCTACGGGCTTCGCGAGATTCGACTCGACCCGCAGGGCAGCCTGGCCGATCTGCTGGTTGCCGGGGGCGCCGGGATGGCCGCGCTGGCCGGCCGGGAGCACCTGGTCCGCTACGTGCTGCACGCCCGGACGATGCCGGTGGTGGCGCCCTACCCGGTCAACCCGGTGCGAGAGGCCGCCCGCCGGCTGGGCCTGGCCCACGCCACCACGTTCACCGTCAGTCAGCACGCCTGCGCGTCCGGCCTGCTCGCCGTCGACCTCGCCGGCACGCTGCTGGCCGACGACCCCGATCCCGCGGCGCTGGCGCTGGTGCTCACCGGAGAGAAGGCCTTCACGGCCTCCGCCCAGGTCATCTCCGGCACCGGGGTGATGGGGGAGAGCTGTTCGGCGGTGCTGGTCAGCGCGCACGGCCAGCGCGACCGAATGCTCTCCTACGCGGCCGGCACCTACGGCCGGTTCTCCGCCGGACCGTGGATGTCGGAGGCGGACGCGGCGGCCTTCCGGGACGACTACCCGGTCATGCTCGCCGAGGTGGTGCGGGCCGCCGTCGAGGAGTCCGGTCTGGACCTGGACCGGATCGGGACGATCCTGCCGCACAACGTCAACCGGTTGTCCTGGCTGCGGGTGCTCCGACTGCTGAACATCCGCAGCGCCGGGCGGCTGGTCCTGGACAACCTCCCGCGTACCGGGCACTGCTTCGCCGCGGACTCCTTCGCCGCCTACGAGCTGGCCCGCGACCAGGGCCGGCTGGCGCCCGGCGACCCGTACCTGATGACGTCGGTGGGGCTCGGCGCCACCGTCTCCGCCATGGTCCTCGTCCACTGA
- a CDS encoding ATP-grasp domain-containing protein, which yields MHTHTLSGDVLALLRTALTGSADRPLVLLGNFEVEEHWAQGEAGLPGIVMPASRVIVNRMDECALLLAGADDHVVLKAPPDEEYLRYLGDLGLALPRILTVANQQPQRTVSEDAVADPQLVAALGRLVDTGAQLWPHGVSVVEERLAELTGLPLATPAATVCKRVNSKIYSRLLADEVGLPQPEGMVCRDIDELDQAVRRAGAWLDAGRPVVLKDAFGVSGRGIVVVRDTRRLAQLHALIARRARRGAGRVGVVMEEWLPKRHDLNYQMTVDRAGDVHFDVIKEAITSDGVHQGHRMPAPLTGPQHRQVRSAAAAIGRRLAADGYFGVVGVDALTTTDGRLYPIIEINARNNMSTYQERLRRTWFGPETVALARQYPLRLTRALPFGELRALLDGVLADRPDRPGLVINNFATVNAASGDGAGFGGRLYGVVAADSARQVAAIDQEVTERLRNCSATVAQP from the coding sequence GTGCACACGCACACACTCAGCGGTGATGTCCTGGCGCTGTTGCGTACCGCGCTGACCGGTTCCGCCGACCGTCCCCTCGTGCTGCTCGGCAACTTCGAGGTCGAGGAGCACTGGGCGCAGGGCGAAGCGGGCCTGCCCGGGATCGTCATGCCGGCCAGCCGGGTCATCGTGAACCGGATGGACGAATGCGCGTTGCTGCTCGCCGGCGCGGACGACCACGTCGTCCTCAAGGCTCCACCCGACGAGGAGTACCTGCGCTACCTCGGCGACCTGGGGCTGGCGCTGCCCCGGATCCTGACCGTCGCGAACCAGCAGCCGCAGCGCACGGTGAGCGAGGACGCGGTGGCCGATCCGCAACTGGTCGCCGCGCTCGGCCGGTTGGTCGACACCGGGGCGCAACTGTGGCCGCACGGCGTGTCGGTGGTCGAGGAACGTCTGGCGGAACTCACCGGGCTGCCCCTGGCCACACCGGCGGCCACCGTCTGCAAGCGGGTCAACAGCAAGATCTACAGCCGGTTGCTCGCCGACGAGGTGGGGCTGCCGCAACCGGAGGGCATGGTCTGCCGCGACATCGACGAGCTGGATCAGGCCGTACGCCGGGCCGGCGCCTGGCTCGACGCCGGGCGGCCGGTCGTGCTCAAGGACGCCTTCGGTGTCTCCGGCCGGGGCATCGTGGTGGTCCGGGACACCCGACGACTCGCGCAACTGCACGCGCTGATCGCCCGCCGGGCCCGTCGCGGCGCCGGCCGGGTCGGCGTGGTCATGGAGGAGTGGCTGCCCAAACGCCACGACCTCAACTACCAGATGACCGTCGACCGCGCCGGCGACGTGCACTTCGACGTGATCAAGGAGGCGATCACCAGCGATGGCGTGCACCAGGGTCATCGCATGCCGGCGCCCCTGACGGGACCGCAGCACCGGCAGGTGCGCTCCGCCGCCGCCGCGATCGGCCGCCGGCTCGCTGCCGACGGGTACTTCGGGGTGGTCGGGGTGGACGCCCTGACCACCACCGACGGCCGGCTCTACCCGATCATCGAGATCAACGCGCGCAACAACATGTCCACCTATCAGGAGCGGCTGCGTCGGACCTGGTTCGGCCCGGAAACGGTCGCACTGGCCCGGCAGTACCCCCTGCGGCTGACCAGAGCGCTGCCCTTCGGCGAGCTGCGGGCACTGCTGGACGGCGTGCTCGCCGACCGACCGGACCGGCCCGGCCTGGTGATCAACAACTTCGCCACCGTGAACGCCGCCAGCGGCGACGGCGCCGGCTTCGGCGGCCGGCTCTACGGCGTGGTGGCCGCTGACTCCGCCCGACAGGTCGCCGCCATCGACCAGGAGGTCACCGAACGGCTGCGGAACTGCTCCGCGACCGTCGCGCAACCCTAG
- a CDS encoding acyl-CoA dehydrogenase family protein: MPELDHRLRLLRRHARGWAAELRPYALDLDRDPDVVLRLLDAPAVSCAARLQIPAAFNPAPLVLAGERFLLTSALERVVFCEEIAGGDLGMMLALPGASMSGVLVAAIGDRSQQEWFYGRLLERPTWTFFALTEPEGGTDAGGLRTRATELADGAGWSLTGRKRYISNALRASMGVVFHRTGDGPLDLGAALVDTAAPGFTAAPVPTLGVRGAQLGALRLDAVPITAEQLLGRHLSPMRRGSWGWQRTFNLLRPTVAAMAVGLARAACDYVREHRRALRPDERDVLARVEGEIEGVRRLTRRAAVAVDSDSGSGHLASAAKLRATRLAIEVTRWALGSFGPGARLDQPLLDKFARDAGALEYMEGTGNVQRLAVAAAMDRGAFDGYPAVSATTATAGGR, encoded by the coding sequence GTGCCCGAGCTGGACCACCGGCTGCGGTTGCTGCGCCGGCACGCCCGTGGCTGGGCAGCCGAGTTGCGCCCGTACGCCCTGGACCTGGACCGCGATCCCGACGTGGTGCTGCGGCTGCTGGACGCGCCCGCGGTCAGCTGCGCGGCCCGCCTGCAGATCCCCGCCGCGTTCAACCCGGCGCCGTTGGTCCTGGCTGGTGAGCGCTTCCTGCTCACCTCGGCCCTGGAGCGGGTGGTGTTCTGCGAGGAGATCGCCGGCGGCGACCTGGGCATGATGCTGGCGCTGCCCGGCGCGTCGATGTCCGGCGTCCTGGTCGCCGCCATCGGCGACCGCAGCCAGCAGGAGTGGTTCTACGGCCGGCTCCTGGAGCGGCCCACCTGGACCTTCTTCGCCCTCACCGAGCCCGAGGGCGGCACCGACGCCGGCGGTCTGCGTACCCGCGCCACCGAGTTGGCCGACGGCGCCGGGTGGAGCCTGACCGGGCGCAAGCGCTACATCAGCAACGCCCTACGCGCCTCCATGGGGGTGGTGTTTCATCGCACCGGCGACGGTCCGCTCGACCTCGGCGCGGCGCTGGTCGACACCGCCGCCCCCGGTTTCACCGCCGCCCCGGTGCCCACTCTCGGTGTGCGCGGCGCCCAGCTCGGCGCGCTCCGCCTCGACGCGGTGCCGATCACCGCCGAGCAGCTGCTCGGGCGGCACCTCTCACCGATGCGCCGGGGCAGTTGGGGCTGGCAGCGGACGTTCAACCTGCTGCGCCCGACGGTGGCGGCGATGGCCGTGGGGCTGGCTCGGGCCGCCTGCGACTACGTCCGGGAGCACCGCCGCGCGCTGCGCCCGGACGAGCGCGACGTGCTGGCCCGGGTCGAGGGGGAGATCGAGGGGGTACGCCGGCTGACCCGCCGGGCGGCCGTGGCGGTCGACTCGGACAGCGGCAGCGGGCACCTCGCCTCGGCCGCGAAGTTGCGGGCCACCCGGCTGGCCATCGAGGTGACGCGCTGGGCGCTGGGCAGCTTCGGGCCGGGCGCCCGACTGGACCAGCCGCTGCTGGACAAGTTCGCGCGGGACGCCGGGGCGCTGGAGTACATGGAGGGCACCGGCAACGTGCAACGCCTGGCGGTGGCCGCCGCCATGGACCGTGGCGCCTTCGACGGGTACCCCGCCGTCAGCGCCACGACGGCGACCGCAGGTGGCCGGTGA
- a CDS encoding phosphopantetheine-binding protein: protein MSDATTGAAPPAAASDITGVVVGALGQMLGRDPEGISAQLRLFEDLSFDSTSVLELLIQLEAELGVEFDTDTLEPTDFETVGALITYVAGQVEENA from the coding sequence ATGAGTGACGCGACCACCGGTGCTGCTCCGCCGGCTGCCGCCAGCGACATCACCGGAGTGGTGGTCGGTGCCCTCGGGCAGATGCTGGGCCGCGACCCGGAGGGCATCTCCGCACAGCTGCGGCTCTTCGAGGACCTCTCCTTCGACTCCACCAGCGTGCTGGAGCTGCTCATCCAACTGGAGGCGGAGCTGGGTGTCGAGTTCGACACCGACACGCTGGAACCGACCGACTTCGAGACCGTCGGCGCGCTCATCACCTATGTGGCCGGCCAGGTCGAGGAGAACGCCTGA